Part of the Nicotiana sylvestris chromosome 2, ASM39365v2, whole genome shotgun sequence genome, TTAGTTCTAACTTCTAATTGACTCACATGCTAATATTATCAATTTAACACTATCATCGGTAAATAGCATATACCATGGAGCTTTATCCTATATATTATTGGTGAGCTTATCCATAAATTGGGTGAACACATACTAGCTCAGCGCATATCGACAGTGTAAACTTAGGGCTATGACAAACCTACAGTTATCTCCATATCAAAGATAGAATAATCTGACAGAACCTAATCTAAGGGTTTAAATGTTTTAGTCTAAAGATTAAACCTTTAATTGCAGCTCTCAATTTTTTCTTAGTTTATGAGTCGCCCTTCGACTTAGCTAGGTCATTTAAGGTAGTAATGGAGTTATGCTTGGAAATCTTGGGTCCTCTCTCAGTGAATGCTAGACGCAATTCCTAGGAAATGGGAGGTCCATTTTTTGACAAATGTGAAGGCCTATTTGTGAATCACCCTAGCAGGGTCGCAGTGTGAGAAGATCCACTGGTTTTAATGATATCAATGTACTTATGAGCGGTTCAGATTGATTGGAGGACAAGTACTGATGTGACCAGCCATCATGGAGGGGTTGATTGCCACACTAGTAAGATTTTGATGTTGCAGTGCATAGGAGGAATTTGAAGCTTTAGCATTCAAAATGAACCCACGGTTAACTTTGGAATATAAACTAGTCTGGGAGTGTTTCATGAGTGTAAACTCAAAGGACTAATTCCCAATCTCTTAGGGTTTACATCGTTTATTCTATGTTTTTTTGGTGGAAAGAAATGTCCCATCCGAAGATTAATACTTCAATTGTAGCTACCAATTCTTTTTCTTACTACGAGTCGGCCTGCTACTTAGCTAGGGAAGTCATGCTTGTAAATCTTGGGTACTTCCGCAGTAAATTATTGAGACAATTCTTAGAAAATGGGAGGTCTATTTTAGACCTATATAATACAAGGGCAAGACTATCGAAGGCCTATTTTTCAAACACCTTCCAAGAGTTCAGCACGACTACATGACAAACATAGGCCTAGGCTTTCATAGATAGCAGGGGCGGCTCAAGCGCCTGTGAGGCCTAAGGCCAAAGTTTAATATGGAGCCTAAGTATTTATAAGAacgttataatatatatttttatttaaaatctatttttctagctttttgagatgcaaagttgttaataatttttttataatcgaTTTTTTCTAATAATTCCTTTTCAATTGATAATATAGCCAAGCCATTTAATCTTTCTCGAGACATTGTTGATCTTAAGTaaaattttatcaattttaattttgaaaaacttcTTTCTGCTGAAGCAACTGTTATAGGAACTGTTAACATTATTCTATAAACAATATAAGCATTTGGAAAAGAATCAAgtctttttatttgattgagtATATCGATTAGAGTATTATCTTCTACTTGTACTATTTCTCTTAACACTTTTAATTCGGAAAATAAGTTTAAACCATCAATATCAGAGTGACTGTTATGTTTTAAGGAACACTCAAGGTTAagacaatatttttttaaattcttgTCATCTAATGATCTCAATTTTTTACCACTAAATAGGAAATCAAAGATATTTTCATATACTtcaaattgttcaaatctattttgaagtgaaaaaatggCTTGATCTACTATGTACAAGAAGTAATCAACTTTAAGAGTCTGTTTGGAAAGCCACCCTGTAATTGGAATTGATGTAATTACTAGGGTAGTAATTATACAAACTAGTAATGACGGCATGTTTGTCATAGTATAATTACAGTGTAATTACAAGTTTACTGTTTGGTTGCACAAGTGTAATTACACAGTTAGATTAAATTTCAAATtaagtaattatcaaaacttaaaaGTTAATATAATGTATATTTTTtcgtgaatatacattaattaagtaatcatatatttataactaatattgtaatttatatatattttttaaattaataatatttgttttagatacttacaaaaataaaaaatatacgttttgtaagaacatcatggaattcatgtttgataaaataaattaatatttacaaatataatgtcataacattattcaaatgtttgataaaactaatctatcaattctaactGAAAAAATGAACAACATGCAATGTGAGCCAATACTACTAAAATAAGTAAATTTGAACCACGAatataacacaatttcaaaattccaaaaaaataaaatagtttaacatatgtcaaattccaacataataatagTAAGTTCCAGTGCAACTTAATAACTAGGAAACATGATAAGTTTATAACCACATTCAACAACGAAATTTCACTTTAATTGCATCACTCATTATATGCCAAGtttgttaatgactcattatttctaatattagaAGGTGTAGTTTAAAAAaacagaataataaaataaataaaaaataaaatatagtaagCAATTACATGAAATCACGAGAAGTAAagatagagaaataaaagataaataatgtacaaagaaaaatatattttaaaatttcaaaagaaattaaaaagtaaaaataaaattaaaaaattaaaataatagaaataaaaagttataaagaaaataaatcaaaataaaaataaaaaggaaagaaactaaAAAGCAACCTTGTAATTACACAATGTAATTACCACCAATTCTTACCTTCcgcttgagaattggagagtatAATTACACCCCTCCAACTACACCTAATTCCACGCTAACCAAGTAATTACTTAGCCAAACAAACATGCCAAACCGTATAATTACACCCAATTACATCCAAATCCATTTCCAGGGTGGCTTTCCAAACAAGCTCTAAAAGATTCTTCAAGAGACTTTGTGATTTCATTATCAACATTCTCATCAAATTGTTTATTTCTATGTATTACACGTTTATTACGAAATTCAGGTTCTATATTCATCTCAAATGCAATTTCCTTAGCTGAAATCATAGCATTTGtaaatccttcttctctatattttataaaaaaaaagaaattagacCTCGTAGTTGATTTATGGCAACATCAATATGCATATTTTTTGATTGTAAACTTTTGCTAACTAAATTAACAGCAAATAATACATCATACCAAATAGTCATGCCCAATAAAAACTCAAAATTTTCAAGCTCATATGTTGCTAAACAACTTGCTTCACTTTTTGTTTTTGGATCCTCACTAACTTCTACTAATTTTATTAAAGCATCTCTTATTTGTGTAGCCTATCTTATTGCTTTAATACTTTCAATACGACTTTCCCAACGTGTTTGTGATAATGATTTAAGAGTTAGACTGGGCACACAATCTTTTAAAATTTTCCATCGCTTAGTGGAAGAAGAAAACAATGAATATATACGTTGTACTACTCCAAAAAATGATATAGCTTTCGTACAAGAATTAGCCATGTCGCAAAGTACCAAATTTAGATTATGACAACCACATGGTGTATAAAAAGATCTAGGATTTATATCGAGAAGTCTTTTTTGCACTCCTTGGTGTTTTCCCTTCATATTGGATCCATTATCATATCATTGTCCTCTTAAATTATCAATTTCAAGTCCAATATTCTTTATTTCATCTAGAATAGCTTCAAAAAGACCTTTTCCACTTGTATCATCCActtttaaaaattccaaaaaatattcaGTAATTTTTATTGGAGTTGATGAAATATCCACACTTCGCAATATAAAAGACATTTGTTCTTGATGACTTGTATCTGGAGTGCAATCAAGTATGATTGAGAAATACTTTGTTTCTTTAATCTTTTCAATAATATTATTCCTAATTTCACTTGCCAATAAATTTATCAATTCATTTTGAATATTATGTCCGAGGTaatgattttgaattttcatcATGTTTAATTCGCCGAATATGTTCTTGCATGATAGGATCAAATTCTGCAATCATTTCAACAAGACTTAAAAAATTTCCATTGTTTTCGTGATAGATCTTTTCATTTTTTCCCCTAAATGCCAAATTATTTTTACCAAGAGTTTTTATGACGGCAATAACTCTTGACAATACATTCCTCCAGTGCTCTCTATCTCTATTAATTTGGTCTTGCATATCTTTATCAATTGTTTTATTTTTGCACAATCTCATTTCTAAGTCAATCCATGCACTCATATTAATAATATGTTCGTTCTTTGTTTCATGAGTTTTAAGCTTAGTACTAAGATTTTTCCAATCTCTACTACCTTCACTAGCTAGTTTACTAATACTAGCACTAAAATTTGTATTAAACAACTTGCAACAAAAACAAAATACTCTATCAAAATCTTTGGAATAAACTAACCATCTTCTTTCATGTCTTTCCCCATTtgctaatttttgaaaataatgtgTAGTAGAAAAGTGTCTTCAGAATTTATCCTTTGGAAATCTATGTCAGTAATTCTTGTTGGTCCCTTTTCTACTAATAAATCTCTCAACTTTGTATCAACATTAGTCCATTGACTAGGATCATATATATTTTTAGGAATGCTATTATTTAATTCATTTATTAGTTCTTGATTTTCTTGAGAATCTTCGTCAGATTTCTCATAAacctcttcttcttcaatttggATTTTGTTATCATCTGACTCAACTAAGTTAGTGACTTGTTCATATACAGAACATTCTCCTACATTTTGTGATTTAGTTTTTTCATTGTTTGTCAAAAATTTGTCAAGAGCTCCTTTCTGAATTTTTATGAAAGTTtcaacttttcttttcttttgaatttttgaatAACCGGATGCATATTTTCTTGTTGACATATTTATCttctaaaaaaattaaacaatATGTATGaagtaaaattaataaaataataaataacaaatGAAAATAATACTAGAAAGTTAGAATAATATTACCCAATGACTGATTCAAGAAGTTAGAAGACTTTGATTCCAAAATATCTAGTTGTTGGCTTGTTGGAGAAAGAAAGAAATTAGTAGAAAGAAGATGAGCATGAATAAAGAGGAAGGAAGAAGGTATGCCTCATATATGGAATATCAAATGTGAGGAGTGAAATAAAATTGTAACGTTGGATTTACTTGGGAAGAAGAGTAAAAAGTAGAATTGTCAAATCAAATCAAATTAAAAACTATTTTTCTATAAGCCAAATCTTTACTTTATTGATATATCCAAAAGATCTTCTTTCCTTTTAAGTACAAaagtactatatatatatatatatatatatatatatatataggtagcTGTAAAATTGGGGGCCTAAGGCACTTGCCTTACCCCATAGACTGTTAGAGCCGCCCCTGATAGATAGGTAGCTGTAATGAGAAGATCAACTGGTTCTACTGATATCAATGGACTTCTGTGAACAACGGCTCAGACTTTAGGGAGGGTAAGTATTGATGTGATCTAACACCTGAAGGGGAAGATTCCGCATCAATAAATTTTGAAGTTGCAGGACAAAGAAGTATCCGAAGCTTTAGCATTCAAACAAACTCAAGGTAAACTTTGTTATGAACCAATGATACTGAGGATAAGAGAGTACAAAAAGCAATCTACTTCCTAAATATTCACTagttccttttattttatttttttccttttagtgATGTTTCTAAGACCAAATAATTCGCTTTGGAAGGAACAAGGTCCATAAGAAAACAGTCACTAACCTCGTCAAACCTAATCAGGGTGACAAACAAGCGAATATCTGCTTCAGTCACTTCATCTCCACATAAGTATCTCTGCTTGCTCAGTATCATCTCACATTTATCCAAAGTTTCATACAGTTTTTGCACTGCCTGCAAGGACACAAAGATAATAACTTTTTCTCAGATAGAACTGATTGAGGACCTATTATTTTCAAGATGTTTAGCAAATGACTCCTTTGAGTTTTGTAGTCTACTTCAAAAGGTGGTAAAAGGTTACCTCATCGTAAGGCTCTTGCTTCGTTGCAAAACCACATCGATATACTCCATTGTTTATTCCATCATATATCCACTCATTTATTTCATTGATTTGGGATTGCAAATGAGGAGGATAAAGGTCCAAAGCTGCATTCCCAGCTATGTCATTGAATTCACTATTAAACATGCGTATTATGTCTGAACTCTCATTGTTCACAATTGTCTTCAGTTTCTTATCCCAAAGAACCTATTAGAAAAAACCAGACCATCAATCAACAAAAGAATGAACAGACTAAGAAAATAAGTGTTAATATAGACTCGATTTATGGATAAAACATACTGGCACTGTGTATTTTCCAGAATAGTTTGTACTTGCAAGCTCATATAGTTCCCTTATGCTTTTGGCTCCATTAAGAGGATCAGGCTCGGCTCCTGGCTCCTCCGTGCTTGAATAAGCAAAAACCCATCCCATGTGCTCATCGCTGTCCTTCGTCCTCTCCCACTTAGGTTTAACAGACTGCACACCAAACACAACGGAATGAGATGGTTAAAAGTCCAAACCTGAGTCTGGTATACAAGTTCGAAAATTGCTTACTGTGAAACTAATGGCTTGGTCAAGTCCTTTGATGTTCAAGTAGGCAAGGCACCTTGATGCCCATGGGCAAGCATATGATATGTAGAGGTGGTACCTCCCAGATTCTGCTGGAAAACGGGAACCAGGGTCCCTTGAGATGATATTGCGGAAGGTTGATGCAGTTCTCTCAAAAGCACCAGTTGCTGACATTTCATCCAGAGCGGAACGAGCCATTTGTAGACTGTGCTGGAAACGACTAAGTTCAGATATTAGTCATAAACTTTCATCTTTTCGAACCAGAAGCATAATTGAGCATGATACCATGTCTTAAAGAAGGTGTCATTTGTTCAACAAAACACGTGCCACCTTCACTTATAATTAGAGAAGTCGTAACATATAATTAGAAAAGATGCAGTCAATATATCCAACTGACTAACACTAACATATGATCCATGTCCCTGgtagcgggggggggggggagctaGAACCCAATAACTTAAAAAGGATTCCGCTCTCGAACCCATAAACTATTATGCAGAAAATACCCAATACAATCACCGCTTTGGTATATTAATTAAAGCACTGCTTATTGTATTTATCTTTTCTGTTTATTCTTCCACCAAATTGGGTAGGGTAACAAAATTCCTTCTGATTCTTGCTCAGACACGATTCATAGGTCATATCAAGAGCTTATAATCTGGAAAAACACTATAATTTCAGAATCAAAATAACGCACAAACTAATTCCAATACCCTTTTCCTACCATTTTTTCTTTGTGGGACCCTGCTCAATTTGCTGAAAAGGGCACCAAGAAATTTAAACAAAGTAAACCCCTTCAGACTCAAGAACAGACTAACCCTTCAGACTCTAGAACAGACTAAACTATCAGCTAAAACCCTGAATTAGAATTACAATTTATACAAAACAATAAAAACATGGTaaaaattttctcttttttcatttttgttgatCACCATGCAAACCCCTCTGAGCTAGTAAACCACAAAGTCAAGAATTAGCTTCTTTTGTAAAAGGGTTTCAAAAACATAAAACCCTTAACACATATAAAAATGCATATAAAACACATCCAACCACTGTGCTGCTGTGAAAAGGATTAAGAACTGAAATTAAGTTGATTACCTTGAACTTGAAGGAGAGCTGTTGGAATCCAGAAGTGTATATcagtgttgtttgtacttggattGCTCTGTTTATTAAAGGAACGTTCATACTTGTATATAGGAAAAATATgatcaaataaaaaatgcaaactaCTACCTGTGTTAGTTTATTTTTATTGCTATTATTATTGCTGATACTTCGAATCTTCAGAATGGCACCCATAATCACGATCTTGTCTTTATACATAGAGTAAGTGGGAAAATTTGctgttgtttttcctttttttctttttggacaAAAGATTGGAAATTTAATCTAATCATCTTTCGACTAATTTTGAAGACTTGAATTGAAAATTTTTATTAGGAAGTTTTTAATATtcgaataaattaattttttagcAAACTCGATATTATaataaaattctttatttattgaCTTTGGTCAAATTCGATGGCGAATTGGAATTTAGTTGGTGATAATGATTTTGGCAAATGTATGACGACAAAGAGTACTGTGTTGAATTTCTTATCTTTATTatttaaaaggaaataaaaatgtAGTACTATGTTTTACGTTAGACCAAGATTAAGTAATGGATATACATATGTCGTAAAGTTTACTTTATCATTGCAGTTTTTTGATAAATAATGCTAAAAGGTAcgcagttttttttttttggataaaaGTTTTATCCTTATTTGAATATCTTCAAAATAGATACATagacattcttttaaaaataaaataaaaatatagaagaGTTGTATCGTTTTGACCCATTCCTAAATATATTAGCTTTATAAGGAACAACTTAAAAGCATAAACAAATTAGTCATCTAATTTAAGATAGATGGTGCATTCAACCAATATTTCCGCATAAAACGATAAAGATACAAAATTAACAACCATTACAACTAATGCATTGAAGTGTGGTCAACCGTCAAAAAATTATACTATGTATATAGAAACTTATATGGTGTATGTAggccaaaaaatattttttatgtgtATATTACCATTCGCGAAATTCCTGGCTTCGCCACTCGATACCTCCTTCTCCTAACCGGCCCTTTCTAAAATACtcaaaaaaattccttttttataAATTCTTTTGAACCTCACCTTTTCTTATTAGTCCACCTAGATAAATTTAAACGGGCAAATTGATTAGGCCAAACAATTCCATATGTATAGGAATATTATTACTATTTGATTGATCTAAGTTCATCAACGAATTTTATCAACAGCAGCAAAGAAAGAAACTTCATAAAAGTCAAAATAGGAAAAAATCAAAATGCCTAGCAACTTTTTCTATGGATATAAGGCTTTAATTGATAGAGATAGAGGAAGCACCGTAAAGATCGATTATCTGATCTTCATAATGGATTAAACTAAAGGATCAACTCAGATGAAGATCCGCAAATCTGAATAGCTGCAGTTGAGAAAATGATAAGCAAAACAAATTGCTAAGTGCAAAGAACCTACATGGGAGGAGATCATGAAAGTAAGACACATAAATTGTAACGAAGGGAGTACATGACATGTTCTTAACaataccaaaaagaaagaaagaaagacgaAACACTACAGCTACTTCGCACTTCCACTACGTATCACCTCCTCAACAGTAACATTTCAACAACAGCAACATCCATACAGCAATGCTAACTTTTATCCTGGTGTGGTTAGCATTCTTTCTTGTACCATGATTGGGAGGCTCCTCAAGTCagtaacttttttccatttatgACATCGAATTGATAGTCACCACTTTTGTAAAATGCTTCATCCTTCACAAACTCACTAAGAGACGGTGAAAGAACTTAAGATTGGTTTGTCAGTCCGGAAATGGATGCAAAGAATAAAAATGATGATGCTTAAATACCTTGAACACGC contains:
- the LOC138886508 gene encoding uncharacterized protein encodes the protein MTNMPSLLVCIITTLVITSIPITGWLSKQTLKVDYFLYIVDQAIFSLQNRFEQFEVYENIFDFLFSGKKLRSLDDKNLKKYCLNLECSLKHNSHSDIDGLNLFSELKVLREIVQVEDNTLIDILNQIKRLDSFPNAYIVYRIMLTVPITVASAERSFSKLKLIKFYLRSTMSRERLNGLAILSIEKELLEKIDYKKIINNFASQKARKIDFK
- the LOC104238697 gene encoding uncharacterized protein isoform X2 produces the protein MARSALDEMSATGAFERTASTFRNIISRDPGSRFPAESGRYHLYISYACPWASRCLAYLNIKGLDQAISFTSVKPKWERTKDSDEHMGWVFAYSSTEEPGAEPDPLNGAKSIRELYELASTNYSGKYTVPVLWDKKLKTIVNNESSDIIRMFNSEFNDIAGNAALDLYPPHLQSQINEINEWIYDGINNGVYRCGFATKQEPYDEAVQKLYETLDKCEMILSKQRYLCGDEVTEADIRLFVTLIRFDEVYAVHFKCNKKLLREFPHLFNYTKDVFQKPGMSSTVNMEHIKKHYYGSHPTINPYGIIPQGPNIDYSSPHDREKFSK
- the LOC104238697 gene encoding uncharacterized protein isoform X1, whose amino-acid sequence is MNVPLINRAIQVQTTLIYTSGFQQLSFKFKHSLQMARSALDEMSATGAFERTASTFRNIISRDPGSRFPAESGRYHLYISYACPWASRCLAYLNIKGLDQAISFTSVKPKWERTKDSDEHMGWVFAYSSTEEPGAEPDPLNGAKSIRELYELASTNYSGKYTVPVLWDKKLKTIVNNESSDIIRMFNSEFNDIAGNAALDLYPPHLQSQINEINEWIYDGINNGVYRCGFATKQEPYDEAVQKLYETLDKCEMILSKQRYLCGDEVTEADIRLFVTLIRFDEVYAVHFKCNKKLLREFPHLFNYTKDVFQKPGMSSTVNMEHIKKHYYGSHPTINPYGIIPQGPNIDYSSPHDREKFSK